The Alteribacter populi genomic sequence TTCATTCCCGAACTCCTTTAGCACCTTTGAAACATTGATTCCTTTTCCCCCGGGGGTTAAATGATTAGAGGATGCCCGATTTGTCTTGCCAATTTTCATCTCATCCAATGTTAAATGATAATCCGCCGATGGATTTAAGGTCACGGTGTAGATCATTGTTGTGTCACCACCTGTACGTTTGTTTGTTCCCTGATTATTTCAACTAACTCAGATTCTGCTTTATCAGATGTAATTAATTCTGCAGACCCCAAATCTGCCACCTTGGAAAAAGTCACATCTCCAAGCTTTGTATGATCAACAACGACATAGGCATTTGTCGATCGTTCAATGGCTTGTTGCTTAATCATCGCTTCTTCCGGGTCCGGGGTCGAATAGCCAACACTAACGTCCACACCATTCATACCGAGGAACGCACGATCAAATTGATAAGATTGAATCGTTTGAAATGCGCCCCCTCCAACGAAAGCCCGGGTACCTCTTTTTACATATCCACCTAGTACATAGGTTTTTGTATTAGCAGCAACCAAATCGTTTAATATATTTAGTCCGTTGGTTACCACGATAATATCTTTTCCTTTTAGGAAAGGAACGATGGCTTGCGTTGTTGATCCTGCATCAATATAGACAGTATCTCCATCATTTATTAACTCAGCGGAAAAACGGCCAAGAGACTGCTTCTCTTCTGATTGTTTCGTGCTTTTTTCTTGTAATGAAGGTTCATCTTTTCTCCTTGTCAGTAAAGAAGCTCCACCATGAACTCTTTTGAGTTTTTTCTGCGATTCAAGCTCTGTCAAATCCCTGCGGATTGTCGATTCAGAAGCTCCAGTAGCTTCGACTAAATCTGATAGCTTTACGACCTTGGCTTCTTCCAGCTTTACTAAAATGGCTTGATGTCTTTCGAAGGTCAACATAGTACATCACATCCTCGCTCAATCTATCATTTATTCTAAATGAAACCACCACCAAAATCAATCATTTTCATTCAAAAACAATCAAATTCAATCTATACCAATCAAAACTGTGCGGGGACTGTCCCCAAAACTTTTGTTCAAGGGACAGTCCCCTTTGCGTTAGGGCAAAAGATTTCTCCTCCACCAAATGAAATCGCTTGCTGTTTTCCGAAAATAAATACTTTGGAAAAGCTGACGTAAAGGTGTTGGGTTGGGTATAGGGCTGTGTTATACTTCAAATCGTCTGAAAAACGGTGAAAAATAGCAATGAACAATAAATAAAGGAGGTTTTCTCTCTATGGCTCGTATTTTTGAAGGTATTCGTATCAAAAACTTGGTGATTATTCTTCTTGGCACATTACTCTTTGGGTTTGGTATCATACATTTTAATTTACAAAACGGACTCGCCCATGGAGGGTTTACCGGCATCACCCTGTTAATTTATTACTTATTTACAATTGAACCATCACTTACAAATCTGCTTCTTAACATCCCATTATTCATGATCGGTTACAAGCTTCTTGGCCGGGTTATGTTTATTTATAGTGTGATAGGGACTATTGCTTTATCTGCATCTCTTCGTTTATTCGAAGTGTATCCAATCACGGAACTTCCATTACAGGAAGACATGATTTTAGTTTCCCTATTTGCTGGTGTGTTCGTCGGCTCCGGACTCGGGTTCATCTTCCGTGCGGGAGGTACGACTGGCGGAGCTGACATTTTAGCTCGAATCGC encodes the following:
- a CDS encoding DeoR/GlpR family DNA-binding transcription regulator, which encodes MLTFERHQAILVKLEEAKVVKLSDLVEATGASESTIRRDLTELESQKKLKRVHGGASLLTRRKDEPSLQEKSTKQSEEKQSLGRFSAELINDGDTVYIDAGSTTQAIVPFLKGKDIIVVTNGLNILNDLVAANTKTYVLGGYVKRGTRAFVGGGAFQTIQSYQFDRAFLGMNGVDVSVGYSTPDPEEAMIKQQAIERSTNAYVVVDHTKLGDVTFSKVADLGSAELITSDKAESELVEIIREQTNVQVVTQQ